The proteins below are encoded in one region of Alistipes communis:
- a CDS encoding DUF3098 domain-containing protein produces MKKFNEIGDPNDAKMPLSAKNYVLLLVGAAVILLGMILMSGGGSDSPDEFNYAMFSWRRITLAPILVIGGFAFEIYAILKRW; encoded by the coding sequence ATGAAAAAATTCAATGAAATCGGCGATCCCAACGACGCCAAGATGCCGCTCTCGGCGAAAAATTACGTGCTGCTGCTCGTCGGGGCGGCGGTCATTCTGCTGGGGATGATCCTCATGTCGGGCGGCGGCAGCGACTCGCCCGACGAGTTCAACTACGCCATGTTTTCGTGGCGGCGCATCACGCTGGCGCCGATTCTGGTCATCGGCGGTTTCGCATTCGAAATTTACGCCATCCTCAAACGCTGGTAG
- a CDS encoding undecaprenyl-diphosphate phosphatase: MDTIEAIILGIVQGLTEFLPVSSSGHLQIAKALMGVEIEQNLLFDVTLHAATVLSTIVVLWSEVARLLRGLFSRRFNEEQAYVLKLLLSMIPIGIVGFTLKDRLDALLESPAILLVVGCMLLVTAALLAFAYYAKPRQKAQLSYRDAFLIGVAQAVAALPGLSRSGSTIATGLLLGNRKQTVAQFSFLMVLAPILGETFLELMKGNLGAQAIGSAPLAAGFVAAFVVGCLACKFMIEIVKRGKLVWFALYCAAAGTVSILSYVL; the protein is encoded by the coding sequence ATGGATACGATAGAGGCCATTATCCTGGGCATCGTGCAGGGGCTTACCGAGTTCCTGCCCGTGTCGAGCAGCGGGCACCTGCAAATCGCCAAGGCGCTCATGGGGGTAGAGATCGAACAGAACCTGCTCTTCGACGTGACATTGCACGCCGCTACGGTACTCAGCACGATCGTCGTGCTGTGGAGCGAGGTGGCGCGCCTGTTGCGGGGGCTCTTCTCGCGGCGGTTCAACGAGGAGCAGGCCTACGTGCTGAAACTCCTGCTGTCGATGATTCCGATCGGGATCGTCGGCTTCACGCTCAAAGACCGGCTCGACGCCCTTTTGGAGTCGCCGGCGATCCTGCTCGTGGTGGGGTGTATGCTGCTGGTGACGGCGGCGCTGCTCGCTTTCGCCTACTACGCCAAGCCCCGGCAGAAGGCGCAGCTCTCCTACCGCGACGCCTTCCTGATCGGTGTGGCGCAGGCCGTGGCGGCGCTGCCCGGCCTGTCGCGTTCGGGATCGACGATCGCTACGGGGCTGCTGCTGGGCAACCGCAAGCAGACGGTGGCGCAGTTCTCCTTCCTGATGGTGCTGGCTCCGATCCTGGGCGAAACCTTCCTGGAATTGATGAAGGGCAACCTCGGCGCGCAGGCGATCGGCTCGGCGCCGCTGGCGGCCGGTTTCGTCGCGGCCTTCGTCGTGGGGTGTCTGGCCTGCAAGTTCATGATCGAGATCGTCAAACGCGGCAAACTCGTCTGGTTCGCGCTTTACTGCGCGGCGGCGGGTACGGTGTCGATCCTCTCCTATGTGCTGTAA
- the truB gene encoding tRNA pseudouridine(55) synthase TruB has protein sequence MESTDLQRVNFEEGYVAVIDKPYRWSSTDVVRKVKFELRKAGYRRIKVGHAGTLDPLATGVLLVCIGRATKRVDALQAERKEYIAGVRLGATTPSFDREHTVDRTFPTDHITRPEVERALASLVGERLQTPPLYSAKKIEGTRAYEFARAGEQVKMRQSLVTIYDIELLECRLPELTIRVRCSKGTYIRSLAREIGEALSSGAYLTSLRRTRSGTHDVEAAWQLDDFLKKLRGE, from the coding sequence ATGGAAAGTACCGATTTGCAGCGGGTGAACTTCGAGGAGGGCTATGTCGCCGTGATCGACAAGCCCTACCGTTGGAGTTCGACCGACGTGGTGCGCAAGGTGAAGTTCGAGTTGCGCAAGGCGGGTTACCGCAGGATCAAGGTCGGCCATGCCGGTACGCTCGACCCGCTGGCCACGGGAGTTCTGCTGGTCTGCATCGGACGGGCGACCAAGCGGGTCGACGCCTTGCAGGCCGAGCGGAAGGAGTACATAGCCGGCGTGCGGCTGGGTGCCACGACCCCCAGCTTCGACCGCGAACACACGGTCGACCGGACCTTCCCGACGGACCACATCACGCGACCGGAGGTCGAACGGGCGCTCGCCTCGCTCGTGGGCGAGCGGTTGCAGACGCCGCCGCTCTATTCGGCCAAGAAGATCGAGGGAACGCGCGCCTACGAGTTCGCCCGTGCCGGCGAGCAGGTCAAGATGCGGCAGTCGCTCGTCACGATCTACGACATCGAGCTGCTAGAATGCCGTCTGCCGGAGCTGACGATCCGCGTGCGCTGTTCGAAGGGAACCTATATCCGCTCGCTTGCGCGCGAGATCGGCGAAGCGCTGTCGAGCGGCGCCTATCTCACCTCGCTGCGTCGCACGCGCAGCGGTACGCACGACGTCGAAGCGGCATGGCAATTGGATGATTTTCTGAAAAAGTTGAGGGGAGAGTGA
- the queA gene encoding tRNA preQ1(34) S-adenosylmethionine ribosyltransferase-isomerase QueA, whose translation MKLSQYGYEFKPEMLAKYPAENRDEARLMVVNRAKGTIEHRIFKDIIDYFDEGDLFVFNDTKVFPARLYGNKEKTGAEIEIFLLRELNRELRLWDVLVDPARKIRIGNKLYFGDDDLMVAEVIDNTTSRGRTLRFLFDGDYDEFKTALFKLGETPLPRWVREKVEPEDSERYQTIFAAKEGAVVAPTAGMHFSKHLMKRMEIRGVERAFLTLHAGLGNFRTVDVEDLSKHKMDSEQYIVDDATAASVNRAKRNGRKVVSIGTTVMRTLETVVSTNGTINAGEGWTNKFIFSPYEFTVADAMVSNFHLPYSTQLMMVAAFGGYDCVMNAYKIAREEGYRFGTYGDAMLLL comes from the coding sequence ATGAAATTATCACAGTACGGGTACGAGTTCAAGCCGGAGATGCTGGCCAAGTACCCTGCCGAGAACCGCGACGAGGCGCGTCTGATGGTGGTGAACCGTGCCAAGGGCACGATCGAGCATCGTATTTTCAAGGATATCATCGACTATTTCGACGAGGGCGACCTGTTCGTCTTCAACGACACGAAGGTCTTTCCGGCCCGTTTGTACGGCAACAAGGAGAAGACCGGCGCCGAGATCGAAATCTTCCTGCTGCGCGAGTTGAACCGCGAACTGCGTCTGTGGGACGTGCTGGTCGATCCGGCGCGCAAGATCCGTATCGGCAACAAGCTCTATTTCGGCGATGACGACCTGATGGTGGCCGAGGTGATCGACAACACCACTTCGCGCGGCCGCACGCTGCGCTTCCTGTTCGACGGCGATTACGACGAATTCAAGACGGCGCTCTTCAAACTGGGCGAGACGCCCCTTCCGCGCTGGGTGCGCGAGAAGGTCGAACCGGAGGACAGCGAACGCTACCAGACGATCTTCGCCGCGAAGGAGGGGGCCGTGGTGGCTCCCACGGCGGGGATGCACTTCTCGAAACACCTGATGAAGCGCATGGAGATCCGCGGTGTCGAACGCGCTTTCCTGACGCTTCACGCCGGTCTGGGGAATTTCCGCACGGTGGACGTCGAGGATCTGTCGAAGCACAAGATGGACTCCGAACAGTACATCGTCGACGATGCGACGGCCGCCTCCGTCAACCGCGCCAAACGGAACGGCCGCAAGGTCGTTTCGATCGGGACGACGGTCATGCGGACGCTCGAAACGGTCGTTTCGACCAACGGTACGATCAATGCGGGGGAGGGCTGGACCAACAAGTTCATCTTCTCGCCCTACGAGTTCACGGTGGCCGACGCGATGGTCTCCAACTTTCACCTGCCCTATTCGACGCAGCTGATGATGGTGGCCGCTTTCGGCGGATACGACTGCGTGATGAACGCCTACAAGATCGCGCGCGAGGAGGGTTACCGCTTCGGCACCTACGGCGACGCGATGCTGCTCCTTTGA